Proteins encoded together in one Streptomyces sp. NBC_01216 window:
- a CDS encoding alpha/beta hydrolase: MRALALFGTVGSLVLSSVAAAPAAGAADPASAEALGTLTAARRAAADPLRFGTCPAAERLPSTVRCGTLRVPLDYADPDGPRIALTVSRVGASGPASSRQGALVYNPGGPGASSTFFPLAAGLPAWKRIAAAYDLVGYAPRGVGGSAPVSCQDPADRVQGPTPAPTQPSEVFKRERIARAKTYASGCARRTGPSLRHYHSLNNARDLEVLRAALGETRLTYMGASYGTYFGALYATLFPHRVRRMVFDAPVHPAPSRIWYADNLAQSAAFERRWADFRTWVAKHDTVYGLGTTAERVRQSYERVRAELAARPAGGRVGPGQLHAAMLPTGYHDGYWPSRAAALSRFLEGDPALLIEQAAPAGDPSRAARPALSSAAPSTGSGDGMAVYTAVECNDAPWPEDFAVWDRDNTRLARSAPFETWDNVWTNLPCAYWKAPRQRPLDVRTAPGVLPPVLILAAERDAATPYEGALELQRRLSGAALVTERDAGTHGIGGGENACVNGHLETYLLTGAVPGKTPVRRASCAPHPEPDPVSLDRRAESGIPPAV, from the coding sequence ATGAGAGCCCTCGCGCTGTTCGGAACCGTCGGGTCGCTGGTGCTGTCGTCCGTGGCCGCCGCGCCGGCCGCCGGGGCCGCGGACCCGGCGTCGGCCGAGGCCCTCGGGACCCTCACCGCGGCCCGCCGCGCCGCCGCCGATCCGCTGCGCTTCGGCACGTGCCCGGCGGCGGAGCGGCTGCCTTCCACCGTCCGGTGCGGCACACTGCGGGTCCCCCTCGACTACGCGGACCCGGACGGTCCCCGGATCGCCCTCACGGTCAGCCGGGTCGGGGCCTCGGGCCCGGCCTCGTCCCGCCAGGGCGCGCTGGTCTACAACCCGGGCGGCCCCGGCGCCTCCTCGACCTTCTTCCCGCTGGCCGCGGGCCTGCCGGCCTGGAAGCGGATCGCCGCGGCCTACGACCTGGTCGGTTACGCCCCGCGCGGTGTCGGGGGCTCCGCCCCGGTGTCCTGCCAGGACCCCGCCGACCGTGTCCAGGGCCCGACGCCGGCGCCGACGCAGCCGTCGGAGGTCTTCAAGCGGGAGCGGATCGCCCGCGCGAAGACGTACGCGTCGGGCTGTGCCCGCCGTACCGGTCCGTCGCTGCGGCATTACCACTCGCTCAACAACGCCCGTGATCTGGAGGTGCTGCGGGCGGCGCTCGGCGAAACGCGGCTGACGTACATGGGCGCCTCGTACGGCACGTACTTCGGCGCGCTGTACGCGACGCTGTTCCCGCACCGGGTGCGCCGCATGGTCTTCGACGCCCCCGTCCACCCCGCGCCCAGCCGGATCTGGTACGCCGACAACCTCGCTCAGTCCGCGGCCTTCGAACGACGCTGGGCCGACTTCCGCACCTGGGTCGCGAAGCACGACACGGTGTACGGACTCGGCACCACCGCGGAGCGGGTGCGGCAGAGCTACGAGAGGGTGCGCGCCGAGCTCGCGGCGCGTCCGGCGGGCGGCCGGGTGGGGCCGGGTCAGCTGCACGCGGCGATGCTCCCGACCGGGTACCACGACGGGTACTGGCCGTCGCGGGCCGCCGCGCTCTCCCGGTTCCTGGAGGGAGACCCCGCGCTCCTGATCGAGCAGGCCGCTCCGGCCGGAGACCCGTCGCGCGCGGCGCGGCCGGCGCTGTCGTCGGCGGCGCCGTCCACCGGCTCCGGCGACGGGATGGCCGTCTACACGGCGGTGGAGTGCAACGACGCGCCCTGGCCGGAGGACTTCGCCGTCTGGGACCGGGACAACACCCGGCTGGCGAGGAGCGCGCCTTTCGAGACCTGGGACAACGTGTGGACCAACCTGCCCTGCGCGTACTGGAAGGCGCCGCGGCAACGACCGCTGGACGTGCGCACCGCTCCCGGCGTGCTGCCGCCGGTGCTGATCCTGGCCGCCGAGCGGGACGCGGCCACACCGTACGAGGGGGCGCTGGAGCTCCAGCGCAGACTGTCGGGGGCGGCCCTGGTGACCGAGCGGGACGCGGGGACACACGGCATCGGGGGCGGCGAGAACGCCTGTGTGAACGGCCATCTGGAGACGTATCTGCTCACGGGGGCCGTGCCCGGAAAGACGCCGGTGCGGCGCGCGTCGTGCGCGCCGCACCCGGAGCCGGACCCGGTGTCGCTGGACCGGCGGGCCGAATCGGGGATTCCGCCCGCCGTCTGA
- the hemQ gene encoding hydrogen peroxide-dependent heme synthase, whose product MSAPEKIPNAGKKAKDLNEVIRYTLWSVFKLRDVLPEDRAGFADEVQELFDQLAAKDITVRGTYDLSGLRADADVMIWWHAETSDELQEAYNLFRRTRLGRALEPVWSNMALHRPAEFNKSHIPAFLADETPRDYVSVYPFVRSYDWYLLPDEDRRRMLADHGKMARGFPDVRANTVASFSLGDYEWLLAFEADELYRIVDLMRHLRASEARLHVREEVPFYTGRRKSVAELVTGLA is encoded by the coding sequence ATGAGTGCGCCCGAAAAGATCCCGAACGCCGGTAAGAAGGCGAAGGACCTCAACGAGGTCATCCGCTACACCCTGTGGTCCGTGTTCAAGCTGCGCGACGTTCTGCCCGAGGACCGCGCCGGTTTCGCCGACGAGGTCCAGGAGCTGTTCGACCAGCTCGCCGCCAAGGACATCACGGTCCGCGGCACGTACGATCTCTCCGGTCTGCGCGCCGACGCCGACGTCATGATCTGGTGGCACGCCGAGACGAGCGACGAGCTCCAGGAGGCGTACAACCTCTTCCGGCGCACCCGTCTGGGCCGCGCTCTGGAACCGGTGTGGTCGAACATGGCACTGCACCGCCCCGCCGAGTTCAACAAGTCGCACATCCCGGCCTTCCTGGCCGACGAGACACCCCGCGACTACGTGAGCGTCTACCCCTTCGTGCGCTCCTACGACTGGTACCTGCTGCCGGACGAGGACCGCCGCCGGATGCTCGCGGACCACGGCAAGATGGCCCGCGGCTTCCCCGACGTGCGCGCCAACACGGTCGCCTCGTTCTCGCTCGGCGACTACGAGTGGCTCCTCGCCTTCGAGGCCGACGAGCTGTACCGCATCGTCGACCTCATGCGGCACCTGCGCGCGTCCGAGGCGCGGCTGCACGTCCGCGAGGAGGTCCCGTTCTACACCGGCCGTCGCAAGAGCGTGGCCGAGCTGGTGACGGGCCTGGCCTGA
- the hemG gene encoding protoporphyrinogen oxidase: MNADITGRPPAHVVVVGGGVAGLAAAHRLVSAGTRVTLLEAGDRLGGKLLAGEIAGTPVDLGAESLLARRPEAVDLARAVGLEDRLTPPATTTASVWSRGRLTPMPKGHVMGVPGDGRALAGLLSEEGVRRVARDRELPPTEIGDDIAIGAYVAERMGHEVVDRLVEPLLGGVYAGDAYRISLRAAVPGLYEAARSHPTLTDAVHAVQRAGAATPADAAGAATGLGGSAFLGLVGGIGTLPDALARAVRAAGGEILTRTPVTALRRLPAPDGATTAPGHPPRTAAPGWQVVADGRTRHADAVVLATPAPVAAALLADEAPEAAAELGAVEYASMALVTLAFRRSDLGELPGSGFLVPPVDGHTIKASTFSSQKWRWVTDGAPGSFVLRTSVGRHGEEEQLHRDDADLVAASLKDLGAAVGLTARPVATTVTRWTGGLPQYPVGHLARVARIRAAVAGLPGLRLAGAAYDGVGIPACVASAHRAADEIIDTSETTDPGAGHCP, translated from the coding sequence ATGAACGCGGACATCACGGGCAGGCCACCGGCGCACGTCGTCGTGGTGGGAGGCGGCGTCGCCGGGCTCGCGGCGGCCCACCGGCTGGTCTCGGCCGGGACACGGGTCACCCTGCTCGAAGCAGGCGACCGGCTCGGTGGGAAACTCCTCGCGGGGGAGATCGCCGGAACCCCGGTCGACCTCGGCGCCGAGTCGCTGCTCGCCCGCCGCCCCGAGGCGGTGGACCTCGCCCGCGCCGTGGGCCTGGAGGACCGCCTGACACCACCCGCCACCACCACCGCCTCGGTCTGGTCCAGGGGACGCCTTACCCCGATGCCCAAGGGCCACGTCATGGGCGTGCCCGGTGACGGCCGGGCACTGGCCGGGCTGCTCTCCGAGGAGGGCGTGCGCCGCGTGGCCCGTGACCGGGAACTGCCCCCCACCGAGATCGGCGACGACATCGCCATCGGCGCGTACGTCGCCGAGCGGATGGGCCACGAGGTCGTCGACCGGCTGGTCGAGCCGCTGCTCGGCGGGGTGTACGCCGGCGACGCCTACCGGATCTCCCTGCGGGCCGCCGTGCCCGGCCTGTACGAAGCGGCCCGCTCGCACCCCACGCTCACCGACGCCGTGCATGCCGTGCAGCGCGCGGGCGCCGCTACCCCCGCCGACGCCGCGGGCGCCGCCACCGGCCTCGGCGGCTCCGCCTTCCTGGGCCTCGTCGGCGGCATCGGCACCCTCCCGGACGCGCTGGCGCGGGCCGTCCGCGCGGCGGGCGGCGAGATCCTCACCCGCACCCCCGTGACCGCGCTGCGCCGCCTCCCGGCGCCCGACGGTGCCACGACCGCCCCCGGGCACCCCCCGCGCACCGCCGCACCGGGCTGGCAGGTCGTCGCCGACGGCCGCACCCGCCACGCCGACGCCGTCGTCCTCGCCACCCCCGCCCCCGTCGCCGCCGCGCTGCTGGCCGACGAGGCGCCCGAAGCCGCCGCCGAACTCGGCGCGGTCGAGTACGCCTCCATGGCCCTGGTCACGCTCGCCTTCCGGCGCTCCGACCTCGGCGAGCTGCCCGGCTCCGGCTTCCTCGTGCCACCCGTCGACGGCCACACCATCAAGGCGTCCACCTTCTCCAGCCAGAAGTGGCGGTGGGTGACCGACGGCGCTCCCGGCTCGTTCGTGCTGCGGACCTCCGTCGGCCGGCACGGAGAGGAGGAGCAGCTGCACCGCGACGACGCCGATCTCGTCGCCGCCTCCCTCAAGGACCTCGGCGCGGCCGTCGGACTGACCGCCCGCCCGGTCGCCACCACCGTCACCCGCTGGACCGGCGGCCTGCCCCAGTACCCCGTGGGCCATCTCGCCCGGGTCGCCCGCATCCGGGCGGCCGTCGCGGGCCTGCCCGGACTTCGTCTCGCGGGCGCCGCGTACGACGGTGTCGGCATCCCCGCCTGCGTCGCCTCCGCCCATCGGGCGGCGGACGAGATCATCGACACGTCGGAAACCACCGACCCTGGTGCCGGGCACTGTCCGTGA